A single region of the Marmota flaviventris isolate mMarFla1 chromosome 10, mMarFla1.hap1, whole genome shotgun sequence genome encodes:
- the Znf326 gene encoding DBIRD complex subunit ZNF326 isoform X2 produces the protein MGDFGSIHRPGIVVDYQNKPTNVTVAAARGIKRKMMQPFNKPGGTFIKKPKLAKPMEKMSLSKSPTKTDPKSEEEEKRRIEARREKQRRRREKNSEKYGDGYRMAFTCSFCKFRTFEEKDIELHLESSSHQETLDHIQKQTKFDKVVMEFLHECMVNKFKKTSIRKQQTNNQTEVVKIIEKDVMEGVTADDHMMKVETVHCSACSVYIPALHSSVQQHLKSPDHIKGKQAYKEQIKRESVLTATSILNNPIVKARYERFVKGENPFEIQDHSQEQQIEGDEEDEEKIDEPIEEEEDEEEEEEAEEVGEAEEVEEVEDVGEVGGIEGEGDVEGGEEIGPVGEDGAVGEVEGAAEAEEVEEEAKEEPVDFPVEQPEEN, from the exons ATGGGTGATTTTGGAAGCATTCATAGACCTGGAATTGTTGTTGACTATCAAAACAAACCCACCAATGTGACAGTTGCTGCTGCAagaggaataaagagaaaaatgatgcaGCCATTTAATAAGCCCGGTGGAACCTTTATCAAGAAACCTAAGCTAGCAAAACCTATGGAGAAGATGAGCCTCAGCAAATCGCCTA CAAAAACTGATCCTaaaagtgaagaagaagaaaagaggcgGATTGAGGCTCGGCGAGAGAAACAAAGGcgcagaagagaaaaaaacagtgaGAAATATGGAGATGGAtacag aatgGCATTCACATGCTCATTTTGCAAATTTCGAACCTTTGAAGAAAAAGATATCGAACTACATCTAGAAAGTTCTTCACACCAAGAAACATTAGATCATAttcagaaacaaaccaaatttgaCAAAGTTGTTATGGAGTTTTTGCAT gaatGCATGgtgaataaatttaagaaaacatcTATTCGTAAACAACAGACAAATAATCAAACAGAGGTtgtcaaaataattgaaaaagatGTTATGGAAG GTGTTACTGCAGATGACCACATGATGAAAGTAGAGACTGTTCACTGCAGTGCTTGCAGTGTGTATATTCCTGCTTTACATAGTTCAGTTCAGCAACACTTAAAATCTCCTGATCATATCAAAGGGAAACAG GCTtataaggaacaaataaaaagagagagtgtCTTGACTGCCACAAGCATTTTAAATAATCCAATAGTGAAGGCACGCTACGAACGATTTGTTAAG GGTGAAAATCCTTTTGAAATTCAAGATCATTCTCAGGAGCAGCAAATAGAAGGAGATGAAGAGGATGAAGAAAAGATTGATGAACCCATtgaagaagaggaggatgaagaggaggaagaagaagcagaagaagTGGGGGAAGCAGAGGAAGTGGAAGAAGTAGAGGATGTGGGAGAAGTTGGAGGAATAGAGGGAGAGGGGGAtgtagagggaggggaggaaatagGGCCAGTGGGGGAAGATGGGGCAGTAGGGGAAGTAGAGGGAGCTGCAGAAGCAGAAGAAGTGGAGGAAGAGGCAAAGGAAGAACCTGTTGACTTCCCTGTTGAGCAAcctgaagaaaattaa